The Neovison vison isolate M4711 chromosome 10, ASM_NN_V1, whole genome shotgun sequence genome has a segment encoding these proteins:
- the SLC45A3 gene encoding solute carrier family 45 member 3, which produces MVQRLWAGRLLRHRKAQLLLVNLLTFGLEVCLAAGITYVPPLLLEVGVEEKFMTMVLGIGPVLGLISVPLLGSASDHWRGRYGRRRPFIWALSLGVLLSLFLIPRAGWLAGLLCPDARPLELALLILGVGLLDFCGQVCFTPLEALLSDLFRDPDHCRQAFSVYAFMISLGGCLGYLLPAIDWDASALAPYLGTQEECLFGLLTVIFLTCVAATLFVAEEAALGPAEPAEGLAVPPGPNCCPCHTRLAFRSLGALFPRLHQLCCRVPRTLRRLFVAELCSWMAFMTFTLFYTDFVGEGLYQGVPRAEPGTEARRHYDEGVRMGSLGLFLQCAVSLLFSLVMDRLVQRFGTRAVYLASVVAFPVAAGTMCLSRSVAVVTASAALTGFTFSALQILPYTLASLYHREKQVFLPKYRGDAGSSASEDSLMPSFPPGPKPGSPFPNGHMGAGGGGLLPTSPVLCGASACDVSMRVVVGEPPETRVIPGRGICLDLAILDSAFLLSQVAPSLFMGSIVQLSQSVTAYMVSAAGLGFVAIYFATQVVFDKSDLTKYSV; this is translated from the exons ATGGTCCAGAGGCTGTGGGCCGGCCGCCTGCTGCGGCACCGGAAAGCCCAGCTCCTGCTGGTCAACCTGCTGACCTTCGGTCTGGAAGTATGCCTGGCCGCCGGCATCACCTACGTGCCACCCTTGCTGCTGGAGGTGGGGGTCGAGGAGAAGTTCATGACCATGGTGCTCG GCATTGGTCCAGTGCTGGGCCTCATCTCGGTCCCACTCCTAGGCTCGGCCAGTGACCACTGGCGTGGGCGCTATGGTCGCCGGAGGCCCTTCATATGGGCCCTGTCCCTGGGCGTCCTCCTGAGCCTCTTCCTCATCCCGAGGGCCGGCTGGCTGGCGGGGCTGCTGTGCCCGGACGCCAGGCCCCTGGAGCTAGCCCTGCTGATCCTGGGCGTGGGGCTGCTGGACTTCTGCGGCCAGGTGTGCTTCACCCCACTGGAGGCCCTGCTCTCCGACCTCTTCCGGGACCCAGACCACTGTCGCCAGGCCTTCTCCGTCTACGCCTTCATGATCAGCCTTGGGGGCTGCCTGGGCTACCTCCTGCCCGCGATCGACTGGGACGCCAGCGCCCTGGCCCCCTACCTGGGCACCCAGGAGGAGTGCCTCTTCGGCCTGCTCACTGTCATCTTCCTCACCTGCGTGGCGGCCACGCTGTTTGTGGCCGAGGAGGCCGCGCTGGGTCCGGCTGAGCCGGCGGAAGGGCTGGCTGTCCCCCCGGGCCCCAACTGCTGCCCGTGCCACACCCGCCTGGCTTTCCGGAGCCTGGGCGCCCTGTTTCCCCGGCTGCACCAGCTCTGCTGCCGTGTGCCTCGCACCCTGCGCAGGCTCTTTGTGGCCGAGCTGTGCAGCTGGATGGCTTTCATGACCTTCACGCTGTTCTACACGGACTTTGTGGGCGAGGGGCTGTACCAGGGTGTGCCCCGGGCTGAGCCGGGCACCGAGGCCCGGAGACACTATGATGAAG GGGTCCGGATGGGCAGCCTGGGGCTGTTCCTGCAGTGCGCAGTGTCCCTGCTCTTCTCACTGGTCATGGACCGGCTGGTGCAGCGATTCGGCACCCGGGCCGTCTATCTGGCCAGCGTGGTGGCCTTCCCCGTGGCTGCCGGCACCATGTGCCTGTCCCGCAGCGTGGCCGTGGTGACTGCATCGGCTGCCCTCACCGGCTTCACCTTCTCCGCCCTGCAGATCCTGCCCTACACGCTGGCCTCCCTCTACCACCGGGAGAAGCAG GTTTTCCTGCCCAAATACCGAGGAGATGCCGGAAGCAGTGCCAGTGAGGACAGCCTGATGCCCAGCTTTCCACCTGGCCCCAAGCCCGGATCTCCCTTCCCCAATGGACACATGGGTGCTGGAGGCGGCGGCCTCCTCCCTACTTCACCTGTGCTCTGTGGGGCCTCTGCCTGCGACGTCTCCATGCGGGTGGTGGTGGGCGAGCCGCCTGAGACCAGGGTCATCCCAGGCCGGGGCATTTGCCTGGACCTTGCCATCCTGGACAGTGCATTCCTGCTGTCGCAGGTGGCCCCGTCCCTGTTTATGGGCTCCATTGTTCAGCTCAGCCAGTCTGTCACTGCCTACATGGTGTCGGCTGCGGGCCTTGGTTTTGTGGCCATTTATTTTGCTACACAGGTGGTATTTGACAAGAGCGACTTGACCAAATACTCTGTGTAG